CCCTGCATGCCTTGTATATTCGGCTCATTGCCGCCCTGAATCCCGGCGTGTCGAATTTCCCCGGGGCGCCAAGGCCGACCGACAGGTCATAGGGGCCGATGAAGATCCCGTCGACTCCGTCGATTTGGACCACTTCTTCTATCACCTCAAGACATTCCTTTGTTTCACATTGCGGGATAATGAGAGTCTCCCTATTGCATATATCAAAGAATCCCTGCAGGTCTCCTTTATCCACCCAATCCGCATAGCCGTAGCCGCACTGTCCGGCAAACGCCACGCCGCGTTCTCCAACCGGGAAGTATTTACCGTACCGGACAAGCTGCCTGACTTCCTCTACGGACCGGATATCCGGAATGATCAGGGCCTGTGCGCCGACATCCAGCATTTTTAATACCGACGGACGCGAGCAGTCTTTGATCCTTGCGCAGCAGGTCACCCGGCCCTTCTGTGCCGCACGGATCATCGACTGTACCGACTCGATGTCAAATACACCGTGTTCGGTATCGAGTACCATAAAATCAGCGCCAGTGAAAGTCATTGCCTCCGCGACAGATGCGCCGCCCATCCATATAAAAGGACCGACGCACTTCTCCCCCCGAAGCATCTTTTCCCTTAATAAATTTTTCATGTCAGATAAAATCGCACTCCACTGTGCCGAGTTCCCCCATGTCTGCCTTCCAGTGCTCTCCCTTGCGCGCGGGAGGAGCAGATGTAAAAGCGCCGGAAAGAATGACCTCGCCCTTCTTCAGGGTCACGCCGTACGACCATAGTTTATTCGACAGCCAGGCGACCGTATTGGCAGGATCGCCCATCACCGCAGAGCCTTCTCCTTCCATAATTTTTTCGCCGTTCTTATAGAAATCCAAATGCACCTTTGGCAGATCGACATCATAAATATTGACTTTTTTCTTTCCCAATACATATCGGCAGGAAGACCCGTCATCCGCAATAGTATCCTGAAGTTTGATCTTCCAGTTTTTAATTCTGGAATCAACGATCTCAAATGACGCGCACACGTGATCGGTCGCTTTCCGTACATCGTCGGCAGTTACCGCTCCGCCGGCCAGATCCTCCTTTAAGATGAACGCGACCTCGCATTCGATATTCGG
The window above is part of the Synergistaceae bacterium genome. Proteins encoded here:
- a CDS encoding fumarylacetoacetate hydrolase family protein, producing MAHPDIQKFADMLYEAERMREPIEALTDMDPSLTADDAYAIQLANVDRYVKEGRVISGKKIGLTSEGIRMQLGVHEPDYGHLYAHWDCSDGVIRSDELIVPNIECEVAFILKEDLAGGAVTADDVRKATDHVCASFEIVDSRIKNWKIKLQDTIADDGSSCRYVLGKKKVNIYDVDLPKVHLDFYKNGEKIMEGEGSAVMGDPANTVAWLSNKLWSYGVTLKKGEVILSGAFTSAPPARKGEHWKADMGELGTVECDFI